A section of the Flavobacterium ardleyense genome encodes:
- a CDS encoding HAD domain-containing protein: MLIYLDIDGVMIPASSWRKLEILEDGFPQFSSRATDALNKIITATNADIVLTTSHKHSFTLEGWIEIFKTRGVIVNNVSRLPQSINNLSRKQELLDWFTSENSLEKFIIIDDDKSLNGLPENLKNRLIQTSGSVGLTDYLADEAVGIVESISKK, translated from the coding sequence ATGCTGATATATTTAGACATAGACGGAGTTATGATTCCCGCAAGTTCATGGCGAAAACTCGAAATCCTCGAAGATGGATTTCCCCAATTCAGCTCGAGAGCTACAGATGCATTAAACAAGATAATCACCGCGACTAATGCCGATATTGTATTAACCACTTCACACAAGCATAGTTTTACACTAGAAGGTTGGATCGAAATTTTTAAAACAAGAGGCGTTATCGTAAACAACGTTAGTAGACTACCTCAAAGCATCAATAACTTGAGTCGAAAGCAGGAATTGTTAGATTGGTTCACTTCCGAAAATAGTTTAGAAAAATTCATCATTATTGACGACGATAAATCTTTAAATGGACTTCCAGAAAATCTAAAAAACAGATTAATTCAGACTAGTGGATCTGTAGGATTGACTGATTACTTGGCTGATGAGGCTGTTGGGATTGTTGAGAGCATATCAAAGAAGTGA
- a CDS encoding DUF4856 domain-containing protein, with protein sequence MKITKYALAAAALSLTFFSSCSDDAVGPYGGIEIPNSYAFSRNGMSSVDYGGQTARLKMLNEMGEKFTIAATNGNLLDAGELTNMYSNTNNAFSSAELNNSGKNIKSKTASSADYFSSFLGGGSSTEKAAVQAMFENQFILGAEASQGNPASAGVAGSYLDGSKMRLFAANGLEPQQILLKGMMGAMMMDQISNQYLSTLKLDGGSNVIENTNKVLSADGNFTTMEHYWDEAYGYVYGADNATTNSKKFWSSYIDQVNADSDFNTVSNDVDLAFRAGRAAIVANDYSGRNQQIARIQEKLALVAAVRAVYYLQEGKGKLVEDNGAKAFHALSEGYGFIMSLRYTRQPGTDNPYFSKTEVDAMLASLISGENGLWDIDTLSPKLDAISSQIAAKFGFTVAQAATVN encoded by the coding sequence ATGAAAATTACAAAATATGCTTTAGCAGCTGCTGCACTTTCTCTCACATTTTTTAGCTCTTGCTCTGACGATGCAGTTGGACCTTATGGTGGTATCGAGATTCCTAATTCCTATGCTTTTTCAAGAAATGGTATGAGTTCTGTTGATTATGGCGGGCAAACTGCAAGATTGAAAATGTTGAATGAAATGGGTGAGAAATTTACTATTGCTGCCACAAATGGCAATTTGCTGGACGCGGGTGAATTGACAAATATGTATAGCAATACAAATAATGCGTTTTCGTCTGCGGAATTAAATAATTCTGGCAAAAATATTAAAAGCAAAACGGCGTCATCTGCGGATTATTTTAGTTCATTTTTGGGTGGAGGATCATCAACTGAGAAAGCGGCTGTACAAGCAATGTTTGAAAATCAGTTTATACTAGGAGCAGAGGCAAGTCAAGGAAATCCAGCGTCTGCGGGCGTTGCAGGGTCGTATCTTGATGGAAGTAAAATGAGATTATTTGCTGCAAATGGTCTTGAACCACAGCAAATTTTATTAAAAGGAATGATGGGTGCGATGATGATGGATCAGATTTCCAATCAATACCTATCTACTCTGAAACTTGATGGTGGATCCAATGTTATTGAAAACACGAATAAAGTCTTATCCGCAGATGGAAACTTTACAACTATGGAGCACTATTGGGACGAAGCTTACGGTTATGTATATGGTGCAGACAATGCTACAACGAATTCAAAGAAATTTTGGAGTTCTTATATTGATCAAGTTAATGCAGATTCTGATTTTAATACTGTGAGCAATGATGTGGATCTAGCATTTCGCGCGGGACGAGCAGCAATTGTAGCAAACGATTATAGTGGAAGGAATCAGCAAATTGCAAGAATTCAGGAAAAACTAGCTTTAGTGGCTGCAGTTCGTGCGGTGTATTATTTGCAAGAAGGAAAAGGAAAATTGGTAGAGGATAATGGCGCAAAAGCTTTTCACGCACTGTCTGAAGGTTATGGTTTTATTATGTCTTTGAGATACACACGTCAGCCTGGAACAGACAATCCTTATTTCAGCAAAACTGAAGTTGATGCAATGCTTGCTTCACTTATAAGTGGCGAAAACGGTCTTTGGGACATTGATACTTTGAGCCCAAAATTAGATGCAATTTCAAGTCAGATTGCCGCAAAATTTGGTTTTACAGTAGCTCAAGCAGCGACAGTTAATTAA